Proteins encoded in a region of the Phoenix dactylifera cultivar Barhee BC4 chromosome 3, palm_55x_up_171113_PBpolish2nd_filt_p, whole genome shotgun sequence genome:
- the LOC103717608 gene encoding putative UDP-rhamnose:rhamnosyltransferase 1: MDKEAGLHIVVLPWIHYSHLHSFLHLSRLIAQLGHRISFLSIPSLVQSLAASHSDLPPLVHLVPLHFDMHDDALEAALAAFLESASPPPDWIIFDFIPHWVPRVAARLGVPCAFVCLIGAAASALSWPAVSLAADGGQVMPEHLAGPTGRFPFPTSLAYRPYEARQVVRDMFEPNQLGASWGSRGGLAIRGCDVVAVRSSPELEAEWLALLEPLYRKPVLPLGHFPPTAPAKTDPECDYIFEWLGKQEAGTVVCVALGTSVSLNQEQTREIARGLELSGLPFLWVLRSSESESETLLHETGGRGLVWKGWAPQVGILGHPSVGGFLTHCGWSSLVEALQFGLALVLLPLAYDQGLNARLMVEKKVGAEVPRNEEDGSFVGEDIARTVRLVMVDREGEGCRNRAKELSRVLGSKEVHDRHVRNFLKLAADHARQLNTLIGIEGRKLYSYRGILSCKLSL; encoded by the exons ATGGACAAAGAAGCTGGTCTTCACATTGTTGTGCTCCCATGGATACACTACAGCCACCTCCATTCCTTCCTCCACCTCTCCCGGCTAATAGCCCAACTCGGCCACCGCAtctccttcctctccatccCATCCCTCGTCCAAAGCCTGGCCGCGTCCCACTCCGATCTCCCTCCTCTCGTCCACCTCGTCCCCCTCCACTTCGATATGCACGACGACGCTCTCGAAGCCGCCCTCGCCGCCTTCCTCGAGAGTGCTTCCCCTCCCCCGGACTGGATCATCTTCGATTTCATCCCACACTGGGTCCCCCGCGTCGCCGCCCGCCTCGGCGTGCCGTGCGCCTTCGTCTGCCTCATCGGTGCCGCCGCCAGCGCCCTCTCCTGGCCGGCGGTCTCGCTTGCCGCCGACGGCGGCCAGGTGATGCCCGAGCACCTCGCCGGGCCGACCGGTCGGTTCCCGTTCCCGACGTCGCTCGCCTACCGCCCCTACGAGGCTCGGCAAGTCGTGCGCGACATGTTCGAGCCCAACCAGCTCGGAGCGTCGTGGGGATCCCGCGGCGGGTTGGCGATCCGGGGTTGCGACGTCGTCGCCGTCCGGAGCTCACCGGAGCTCGAGGCCGAATGGCTCGCGCTGCTCGAACCCCTCTACCGGAAGCCGGTGCTCCCTCTCGGCCACTTCCCCCCAACTGCTCCGGCGAAGACGGATCCAGAATGCGACTATATTTTTGAGTGGCTGGGCAAGCAAGAAGCTGGAACGGTGGTGTGCGTGGCCTTGGGGACTTCGGTCAGTTTGAATCAAGAGCAAACGCGTGAGATTGCCCGTGGCCTGGAGCTCTCCGGTCTGCCATTCCTGTGGGTTCTGAGGAGCTCAGAGAGCGAGAGCGAGACGCTCCTACACGAGACCGGGGGCAGGGGGCTGGTGTGGAAGGGCTGGGCGCCTCAGGTCGGGATCCTGGGCCACCCTTCGGTCGGGGGGTTCTTAACCCACTGCGGCTGGAGCTCTCTCGTGGAGGCTCTCCAGTTTGGACTCGCCCTCGTCCTCCTTCCCCTGGCCTACGACCAAGGCCTCAATGCCCGGCTCATGGTGGAGAAGAAGGTCGGGGCGGAGGTTCCGAGGAACGAAGAGGATGGCTCCTTCGTTGGGGAGGATATCGCTCGGACAGTCAGGTTAGTTATGGTTGACAGAGAAGGAGAGGGGTGCAGGAATCGAGCTAAGGAGCTTAGTCGAGTTCTTGGGAGCAAGGAGGTGCACGACAGGCATGTGAGGAATTTT CTCAAATTGGCTGCAGATCACGCTAGACAACTCAATACTCTCATTGGCATCGAAGGAAGAAAACTATATTCCTACAGAGGAATACTTTCATGCAAGCTGTCACTCTAA
- the LOC103717605 gene encoding putative pentatricopeptide repeat-containing protein At1g56570, protein MTKFPFPILLFHPNPRTISPLRKAHYSPNKPNPATPSVLSPVAATNLIKSLCAQGSPALARRMFDEMPERDVVAWTAMISGYASNGRHEDAWATFRQMTADGVGPNEYTVSSVLTSCKGLGWRRGGAVVHAVAVRRGVDRGTYVENALLDVYASCGGGSDDDGMDEARKAFEEMAERTAVSWTTMVAGYTHRGDGYAGVLVFRRMVQEGAELNPFTCSIAIRACASIGSLTLGKQLHVMVEKSGHGFNLPVANSLVDMYCRCMSLAEARRYFNEMPQRDLITWNAMIAGLQRYNSQEALQLFLEIGSEDLQPNCFTFTSILSACADLAVLHCGQQVHGAIVRRGFTGNLQMANALVDMYAKCGSIADSREIFSEMNQKDLISWTSMMIGYGINGYGKEAMDLFDEMINLGIQPDHVVFMVVISACSHAGLVDEGLKYFDAMRTGYDIPPNSEVYGCVIDLLGRAGRLMEAYELIKEMTFEADESIWGALLGASRMHNNVGLGRLAAQKIMDLKPEETKTYVLLSNIYAAGSEWGEFAETRRLLRGMGSKKEAGMSWIEVRNKVCSFVAGDRSNPYVDLVYEILEMLVQHMTEVECDYNSDGLLHDLEEVT, encoded by the exons ATGACCAAATTTCCCTTCCCAATCTTACTCTTCCATCCAAATCCAAGAACAATAAGCCCACTCAGAAAGGCCCATTATAGCCCTAACAAGCCCAATCCCGCCACCCCATCGGTTCTCTCACCAGTTGCCGCCACCAACCTCATCAAATCCCTCTGCGCGCAAGGGTCGCCCGCACTGGCACGCCGGATGTTCGACGAAATGCCCGAGCGAGACGTCGTCGCGTGGACGGCCATGATCTCGGGCTACGCGTCCAACGGCCGCCACGAGGACGCGTGGGCGACCTTCCGCCAGATGACGGCCGACGGCGTGGGCCCCAACGAGTATACCGTGTCCAGCGTCTTGACGTCGTGCAAGGGGCTGGGGTGGCGCCGCGGCGGGGCGGTGGTGCACGCGGTGGCGGTGCGGCGGGGCGTGGACCGGGGAACGTACGTGGAGAATGCGCTGCTCGACGTCTATGCATCATGCGGAGGCGGCAGTGATGACGACGGCATGGACGAGGCCCGGAAGGCGTTCGAGGAAATGGCGGAGAGGACGGCGGTCTCGTGGACCACCATGGTCGCTGGATACACCCACAGAGGCGACGGGTACGCCGGTGTTCTGGTGTTCCGCCGAATGGTCCAG GAGGGTGCGGAGCTGAATCCATTCACTTGTTCTATCGCAATTCGGGCTTGTGCTTCAATTGGCAGCTTAACACTTGGGAAGCAACTTCATGTCATGGTAGAGAAGTCCGGTCATGGCTTCAATCTTCCCGTTGCCAATTCCTTGGTTGACATGTACTGCAGATGCATGAGCCTTGCAGAAGCTAGGAGGTACTTCAATGAAATGCCACAAAGGGACTTGATCACCTGGAACGCCATGATTGCCGGGCTGCAGCGATACAATTCACAGGAAGCCCTGCAACTATTTCTCGAGATAGGTTCAGAAGATCtgcaaccaaattgctttactTTTACTAGCATTCTATCAGCTTGCGCAGATCTTGCAGTCCTACATTGTGGGCAGCAAGTCCATGGGGCTATAGTCAGAAGAGGGTTCACTGGGAACCTCCAAATGGCTAATGCCCTTGTAGATATGTATGCAAAGTGTGGAAGCATAGCTGACTCAAGAGAGATTTTCAGCGAGATGAATCAGAAGGATTTGATCTCGTGGACTTCTATGATGATTGGATATGGAATAAATGGATATGGGAAGGAGGCGATGGACCTTTTTGATGAGATGATTAATCTAGGAATCCAACCAGACCATGTGGTGTTTATGGTTGTTATAAGTGCTTGCAGCCATGCTGGATTAGTAGATGAAGGCTTGAAATACTTTGATGCGATGCGTACTGGATACGATATTCCTCCTAATAGCGAGGTTTATGGGTGCGTTATCGATCTTCTAGGCCGAGCAGGAAGGCTTATGGAggcttatgagttgataaaagaaATGACTTTTGAAGCTGATGAATCAATTTGGGGTGCTTTGCTTGGGGCCAGCAGGATGCACAATAATGTGGGTTTGGGTAGGTTGGCTGCTCAGAAGATAATGGATTTGAAGCCAGAGGAGACCAAGACTTATGTCTTACTCTCAAACATATATGCTGCTGGAAGTGAATGGGGCGAGTTTGCAGAGACTAGGAGGTTGCTGAGGGGGATGGGGAGTAAGAAGGAGGCAGGAATGAGTTGGATTGAAGTGA
- the LOC103717606 gene encoding putative UDP-rhamnose:rhamnosyltransferase 1 has translation MSSGGSLHIVVLPWLGFSHLNPLLELSKRIARLGHRVSFLSTATLIQSMASSPSDIPPLFLFVPVDSPDFDPADRNLKAFQEFLSRFLDTASPPPDWILFDAFTYWAPRVAARHGVPSAYVNLVGAAASAFICPFFAAAANGMASRVTLDELTAPPDWVPFPTSMTYRRFEARQVLRDVFEPQATGAAEDNQAGASVRDCDVVAMRSCPELEGEWLELLQRLYGKPALPVGHFPRSPTAEDNSNAAGSDSIFEWLDNKEAGSLVFVAFGSHVRFMSTEQAHEIAHGLELSKLPFLWALDPSGPEGQLPKGFEDRTRDRGLVFKGWAPQVRILGHPSVGGFMTHCGWSSLVEALQYGLVLVLLPLFDDQGLNARLMVDKKLGMEVPRNDEDGSFAREDVAGTLRLVMVDKEGEECRVRAKEMGGVLGNEEVEDRHLKNFVEYLKDNGRRASKAPLAEA, from the coding sequence ATGAGCAGCGGCGGCTCCCTTCACATCGTCGTGCTCCCATGGTTAGGCTTCAGCCACCTCAATCCGCTCCTCGAGTTGTCCAAGCGCATCGCCCGGCTCGGCCACCGCGTCTCCTTCCTCTCCACTGCAACCCTCATCCAGAGCATGGCCTCATCCCCCTCAGACATCCCCCCACTCTTCCTCTTTGTCCCCGTCGACTCCCCGGACTTCGATCCTGCCGACCGGAACTTGAAGGCCTTCCAGGAGTTCCTCTCTCGCTTCCTCGACACCGCCTCCCCTCCCCCGGACTGGATCCTCTTCGACGCCTTCACTTACTGGGCCCCCCGCGTCGCCGCCAGGCACGGCGTGCCGTCCGCCTACGTCAACCTCGTCGGCGCCGCCGCCAGCGCCTTCATCTGTCCGTTCTTCGCAGCGGCTGCCAACGGGATGGCCTCCCGGGTGACGCTCGACGAGCTCACCGCACCGCCCGACTGGGTGCCGTTCCCAACGTCGATGACCTACCGCCGCTTTGAGGCCCGGCAGGTCCTGCGCGACGTGTTCGAGCCGCAGGCCACGGGCGCCGCTGAGGACAATCAGGCCGGCGCGTCGGTCCGGGACTGCGATGTCGTTGCAATGCGGAGCTGCCCCGAGCTCGAGGGCGAATGGCTCGAGCTCCTCCAGCGGCTCTATGGGAAGCCGGCGCTCCCCGTCGGCCACTTTCCTCGCAGCCCCACCGCAGAAGACAACAGCAATGCAGCGGGCAGCGACAGCATCTTTGAGTGGCTAGACAACAAGGAAGCTGGTTCGCTGGTCTTTGTAGCCTTTGGAAGCCACGTTCGGTTTATGAGCACAGAACAAGCGCACGAGATCGCCCATGGATTGGAGCTTTCCAAGCTGCCCTTCCTCTGGGCCTTAGACCCCAGCGGCCCGGAGGGGCAGCTGCCCAAGGGTTTCGAGGACCGGACGCGAGACCGAGGACTGGTGTTCAAGGGCTGGGCCCCTCAGGTGAGGATCTTGGGGCACCCCTCGGTGGGGGGGTTCATGACTCACTGTGGCTGGAGCTCGCTCGTGGAGGCTCTCCAGTATGGGCTCGTTCTCGTTTTGCTGCCCTTGTTCGACGACCAGGGGCTCAATGCCCGGCTGATGGTGGACAAGAAGCTGGGGATGGAGGTTCCGAGGAACGACGAGGACGGGTCTTTCGCTCGGGAAGACGTGGCTGGGACGTTGAGGTTGGTAATGGTGGACAAAGAGGGGGAGGAGTGCAGGGTCAGAGCAAAAGAGATGGGTGGTGTTCTTGGGAACGAGGAGGTGGAGGACCGGCACCTGAAGAATTTTGTCGAGTACCTTAAGGACAATGGGCGCCGAGCGAGTAAGGCCCCTTTGGCTGAGGCTTAA